In Neptuniibacter halophilus, the genomic stretch TATGTAACCGGCCGGGGCCTGTCCAATAAGGGGTCGAAAATAGGCAAAACCATAAGATTGTCGACAAAGTGCTGGTTTGAGCGGCGCGTTGGACTAGAATGGAGGGTCATAATAACGAAGGTTTCTCAATATAAGTAGCCACAGTAGAGTATCGCTTTAAGATGAAACACCCTTTTTCGGTTGAGCAGCGCGAATTCCATCTGCCCGACCAGCATATCGTTTATCGTTTATACCGAAATCCGCAAATAGCTACCTCGCGCCGCCTGGTATTGCTGCATGGCGCTGGCGTGGCCGGTGTAGACACCTGGGAGCATATTATTGCCTTTCTTGAGCTCTGGTCTGAGGTGCTGGTACCGGATCAGCGCGGCATGGGAGATACCTTCTACCCGGATCGGCAGGAGCACCGCTACAGCGCTCAGGAGCTTGTAGCGGATCTGAACGCTCTGGTAGACCAGCTTGGCTGGTGGCAGTTTGATCTCGGTGGCTACTCCATGGGCGGGCTGGTGGCTCTGCTGTTTAAGCAGCAGCACCCGGATCGGGTAGAAAAACAGTTTCTGCTTGAATCCGCTGTGCTCGATCGTCCCTGCTGGGAGTCTACAGTTGAGCTGCGTAACTCCCTCTCTGCGGCCACCGTGCATCTGCGCGGGGCTACGAATAAAGAGCAGGGGATTATCGGTTTTCTGGATACCATTTCGCCTAACCGTAAGGTCTCACCGCAGGTTGAACAGGTGACGATCAGCCGGCTCGGCCAGCGCCCGGAAGGCTTTGCGAACGCGCTGGACTGTGTCACGGATGCGGTGCGGCAGATCGATCGCGAAGCGCTGGTCGCGGCGCAGGGTGATGTAACCAGCTTTATCGGCGGTAACAGTGTTGAACTGTTACACCAGTATCAGCGAGAACTGACAGAGCGTTTACCCAACTGGCACTACTTTATGTTGCCGGGTACGGATCACTCTCTGCCGTTCCAGAAGCCGCGCCAGATCGCGCGGATTATGAACGATGAGACCCGTCGTTTTGTGGAAAAATAGGTTTACAACAAGAATAGGGTAAAACCCTTAAACTTTTGTATTGTGTTGACAATTAATCGGCAAATTCGAGTTGACTGCGGTTTTTAGCACAGGTATCGTTGCCTCAGTTCGAAATTGTCGACAATCTTCAATCTTATTGGTTGTTATGGCAGAGATGACAGAAAACAAAGCGTTTCAACCGGAAACGCGCACCTTGGCAGACCGGGTCTGTGAACAGATCGTTACCGCAATTGTGGTCGGCGATATTCCTCCGGGTCAGAAAATCAGTGAGCCGGAACTTGCCCGGACCTACGGCATCAGTCGTGGACCTCTGCGGGAAGCCATGCGGCGACTGGAAGCGCTGAGGCTGGTGGAGCGAAAGCCGCACATCGGGGCGCGGGTTGTGAATCTGTCGGCAAAAGAGCTGATTGAAATCTATCGTGTCAGGGAAGCCCTTGAGGGGATGGCCTGTCGTCTGGCAGCAGAAAACATGCCGCAGGAAGAGATCGACCGCCTGCGTGAGTTGCTGGATGAGCACGAGAAGAGTATCGAACAGCTCGACGGACGCTCGTATTTCCAAAAAGAGGGTGATCTGGATTTCCACTACCGAATTGTTCACGGCAGTAAGAACGCTAAGCTGCTGGAGTTCCTCGGCGGTGATCTCTATC encodes the following:
- a CDS encoding GntR family transcriptional regulator, whose protein sequence is MAEMTENKAFQPETRTLADRVCEQIVTAIVVGDIPPGQKISEPELARTYGISRGPLREAMRRLEALRLVERKPHIGARVVNLSAKELIEIYRVREALEGMACRLAAENMPQEEIDRLRELLDEHEKSIEQLDGRSYFQKEGDLDFHYRIVHGSKNAKLLEFLGGDLYHLVRMYRYQFSVSSSRPKRALKEHRQIIDAIESRDPELAEMLMRRHIGSARQNIEDKLNAATETRGE
- a CDS encoding alpha/beta fold hydrolase: MKHPFSVEQREFHLPDQHIVYRLYRNPQIATSRRLVLLHGAGVAGVDTWEHIIAFLELWSEVLVPDQRGMGDTFYPDRQEHRYSAQELVADLNALVDQLGWWQFDLGGYSMGGLVALLFKQQHPDRVEKQFLLESAVLDRPCWESTVELRNSLSAATVHLRGATNKEQGIIGFLDTISPNRKVSPQVEQVTISRLGQRPEGFANALDCVTDAVRQIDREALVAAQGDVTSFIGGNSVELLHQYQRELTERLPNWHYFMLPGTDHSLPFQKPRQIARIMNDETRRFVEK